The following are encoded in a window of Panicum virgatum strain AP13 chromosome 5N, P.virgatum_v5, whole genome shotgun sequence genomic DNA:
- the LOC120673439 gene encoding PHD finger protein ALFIN-LIKE 6 isoform X2, producing the protein MDGGGSGAAPYAARTAEEVFRDYRARRAGMIKALTTDVDKFFKLCDPEKENLCLYGYPNETWEVTLPAEEVPPEIPEPALGINFARDGMNEKDWLALVAVHSDSWLLSVAFYFGARFGFDKEARKRLFSMINNMPTIFEVVTGSAKKQTKEKTPNSSSKSNRPSSKVSRAESRSKAKVPKDEEESGDDDGDEAEEHDNTLCGTCGTNDGKDQFWICCDNCEKWYHGKCVKITPARAEHIKQYKCPDCTNKRARA; encoded by the exons ATGGACGGCGGGGGCTCCGGGGCGGCGCCGTACGCGGCGCGCACCGCGGAGGAGGTCTTCCGCGACtaccgcgcccgccgcgccggcatGATCAAGGCCCTCACCACCG ATGTGGACAAGTTCTTCAAGCTCTGCGACCCCG AAAAGGAGAACCTGTGCCTTTATGGGTATCCCAATGAGACGTGGGAGGTTACCTTGCCAGCTGAGGAGGTGCCCCCAGAGATCCCTGAACCAGCATTAGGAATCAACTTTGCTAGGGATGGTATGAATGAGAAGGACTGGCTGGCGCTAGTTGCAGTTCACAGCGATTCCTGGTTACTGTCTGTTGCATTCTACTTTGGTGCCCGGTTTGGGTTTGACAAAGAAGCTAG GAAGCGACTCTTTAGCATGATAAACAACATGCCTACAATATTTGAGGTAGTGACAGGATCGGCCAAGAAGCAGACAAAGGAGAAGACGCCTAACAGTAGCAGCAAGAGCAACAGGCCTAGTTCAAAAGTG TCAAGAGCTGAGTCTCGTTCAAAGGCCAAGGTccccaaagatgaagaagagaGTGGCGACGATGATGGGGATGAGGCGGAAGAGCACGACAACACCCTGTGTGGAACTTGCGGAACCAACGATGGCAAGGACCAGTTCTGGATCTGCTGTGATAACTGCGAGAAGTGGTACCATGGCAAGTGCGTCAAGATCACGCCCGCCCGAGCTGAGCATATCAAGCAGTACAAGTGCCCGGATTGCACCAACAAGAGGGCCAGGGCATGA
- the LOC120673439 gene encoding PHD finger protein ALFIN-LIKE 6 isoform X1, translating to MDGGGSGAAPYAARTAEEVFRDYRARRAGMIKALTTDVDKFFKLCDPEKENLCLYGYPNETWEVTLPAEEVPPEIPEPALGINFARDGMNEKDWLALVAVHSDSWLLSVAFYFGARFGFDKEARKRLFSMINNMPTIFEVVTGSAKKQTKEKTPNSSSKSNRPSSKVQSRAESRSKAKVPKDEEESGDDDGDEAEEHDNTLCGTCGTNDGKDQFWICCDNCEKWYHGKCVKITPARAEHIKQYKCPDCTNKRARA from the exons ATGGACGGCGGGGGCTCCGGGGCGGCGCCGTACGCGGCGCGCACCGCGGAGGAGGTCTTCCGCGACtaccgcgcccgccgcgccggcatGATCAAGGCCCTCACCACCG ATGTGGACAAGTTCTTCAAGCTCTGCGACCCCG AAAAGGAGAACCTGTGCCTTTATGGGTATCCCAATGAGACGTGGGAGGTTACCTTGCCAGCTGAGGAGGTGCCCCCAGAGATCCCTGAACCAGCATTAGGAATCAACTTTGCTAGGGATGGTATGAATGAGAAGGACTGGCTGGCGCTAGTTGCAGTTCACAGCGATTCCTGGTTACTGTCTGTTGCATTCTACTTTGGTGCCCGGTTTGGGTTTGACAAAGAAGCTAG GAAGCGACTCTTTAGCATGATAAACAACATGCCTACAATATTTGAGGTAGTGACAGGATCGGCCAAGAAGCAGACAAAGGAGAAGACGCCTAACAGTAGCAGCAAGAGCAACAGGCCTAGTTCAAAAGTG CAGTCAAGAGCTGAGTCTCGTTCAAAGGCCAAGGTccccaaagatgaagaagagaGTGGCGACGATGATGGGGATGAGGCGGAAGAGCACGACAACACCCTGTGTGGAACTTGCGGAACCAACGATGGCAAGGACCAGTTCTGGATCTGCTGTGATAACTGCGAGAAGTGGTACCATGGCAAGTGCGTCAAGATCACGCCCGCCCGAGCTGAGCATATCAAGCAGTACAAGTGCCCGGATTGCACCAACAAGAGGGCCAGGGCATGA